One part of the Denticeps clupeoides chromosome 8, fDenClu1.1, whole genome shotgun sequence genome encodes these proteins:
- the cdc42ep3 gene encoding cdc42 effector protein 3 codes for MPAKTPIYLKSTNSKKGKKCRLRDILSPDMISPPLGDFRHTIHIGKGGERDTFGDMSFLQGKFELLPGKGEVFRPQHSEFLRANSASDTSFTETPSPVLKNAISLPTIGGGQALTLPLITTTIFPVIPDPLEDPLVNPAILPCGPDKSDKGLEMLHIDALLQSITFFNTSPSTDQAKETPAFSINLMEMQEKPTMTKKTPKSTNVLSDGKGVESNPFSFFLNDNVNCNGSGHTKWKGCYNGNASLLYEKGHNNWADRDSGVEDSRISDFDFELSKGKGISQESLTQMTGSLLSLELDLGPSILDDVLNIMDKPKEGIKI; via the coding sequence ATGCCAGCCAAAACGCCCATCTACCTTAAATCCACCAACagcaaaaaaggcaaaaaatgtcGTCTGAGAGATATATTGTCCCCAGACATGATCAGTCCACCCCTTGGGGACTTCCGTCATACCATTCACATCGGGAAAGGAGGGGAacgagacacctttggagacaTGTCCTTCCTGCAGGGCAAGTTTGAGCTACTGCCAGGGAAAGGAGAGGTCTTTCGGCCACAGCACAGTGAGTTTCTAAGGGCCAACAGTGCTTCTGACACCTCCTTCACAGAGACACCCTCCCCAGTGCTGAAGAATGCCATCTCCCTGCCCACCATTGGAGGCGGCCAGGCCCTCACGCTGCCCCTCATCACCACAACTATCTTCCCTGTCATACCGGATCCACTGGAGGACCCGTTGGTTAATCCAGCCATACTGCCATGTGGCCCTGATAAGTCTGATAAAGGGCTGGAAATGCTGCATATAGATGCTTTGCTCCAGTCCATAACATTTTTCAACACCAGCCCATCAACAGATCAAGCCAAAGAAACCCCAGCCTTCAGCATCAACCTGATGGAGATGCAAGAGAAACCAACAATGACAAAGAAAACCCCCAAGAGCACCAATGTGCTCAGTGATGGAAAAGGGGTGGAGTCAAATCCATTCTCCTTCTTCCTCAATGACAACGTCAACTGCAATGGCAGTGGGCACACAAAGTGGAAAGGTTGCTACAACGGTAATGCTAGTCTCCTCTATGAGAAGGGACACAACAACTGGGCAGACCGGGATAGTGGTGTGGAGGACAGCCGTATatctgactttgactttgagcTGTCCAAAGGGAAAGGTATCTCCCAGGAATCACTCACCCAGATGACCGGCTCACTGCTCTCTCTCGAACTTGACTTAGGCCCATCTATTCTGGATGATGTACTCAACATAATGGACAAACCCAAGGAAGGAATCAAGATCTGA